From the genome of Candidatus Tanganyikabacteria bacterium:
CAGCCGCGTGGCCCTGGAGACGCGCCTGGCCCTGGCCGGCATCCACGGGCCGTCGGGCCGGCAGGCCGTGCTGGCTGTCCTGGCGCTGACCTGGGCGATCGGCCTGGCGGCGGGGTGGGCCGCGGCGGCCATCCGACCGGCCCTGGGACTGGTGGTCGGCGGCAGCGTGATCGCCGTGGGCATCACCCTCCCGCGCCTCGTGCTGGATTCCTTGATCCGCAGGCGGCGCCAGGAGATCACCCTCGAACTGCCCGATTCGCTGGACCTGCTCACCGCGAGCGTGGAGGCCGGCCTAGGCTTCGACGCCGCGGTCATGCGCGTGGCGGGCCGCCCGACCCGGGAGCGCTCCCCGCTACGGGAGGAACTGCAGCATTACCTGACCGACGCGCGCCTGGGCCGCGCCCGGGCCGAGGCCCTGCGCGACCTGGCCGAACGCACCGGCGTGCCGGATCTGGCGACGGTGACGGCCGCGCTGATCCAGGCCGATCAGCTGGGCGTGGGCATCTCCGCCGTGCTGCGGGCGCAGGCCCTGCAACTCCGCACCCGGCGGCGGCAGCGCGCCCAGGCCGCGGCCCTGCAGGCGCCCGTGAAGATGCTCTTTCCCCTGGTGTTCTTCGTCTTTCCGGCGATGTTCATAGTGACCCTGGGCCCGGCGGCCCTGCGGATGATCGACACCTTCACGAAGGTCGGGCACTGATCCCCGGAACTTAACCTGGATTTGGGAAAGACCCGGGCGAGACACCCCGATAGGGCTACTCGGAGGAGCCCGTTCGAATCATGGCCGTCGCGCGCGCAGGGCAGACCCGGCTTTCGCACCTGCTGCGCAGGGCCGCACGGCCGCGCGGGCGGGTGGCGGAAGCGCTGTACCGGCAGGACAGGCTGATCCTCACGAAACGGCCCGAGCTGGCAGCCCTCAAGTACCGCAAGATGAAA
Proteins encoded in this window:
- a CDS encoding type II secretion system F family protein; translation: AMAATRMAAAEPLGVRVAEPMLRALAALGRRLTPAGSRVALETRLALAGIHGPSGRQAVLAVLALTWAIGLAAGWAAAAIRPALGLVVGGSVIAVGITLPRLVLDSLIRRRRQEITLELPDSLDLLTASVEAGLGFDAAVMRVAGRPTRERSPLREELQHYLTDARLGRARAEALRDLAERTGVPDLATVTAALIQADQLGVGISAVLRAQALQLRTRRRQRAQAAALQAPVKMLFPLVFFVFPAMFIVTLGPAALRMIDTFTKVGH